Proteins co-encoded in one Waddlia chondrophila WSU 86-1044 genomic window:
- a CDS encoding NifU family protein, whose product MTFELLTMSFPWNRYSRKLSAKIENPHNVGVFDPEESEARGMRLVIGIEGEIRDGNCVQIYWLVDKEDGTIVDAKFQVYGQSALIGAAEVACDLIAGKNYDQAKRIGVDLIDKQVRDRSDEPAFPQETAPHLNLVLDAIDHAADQCSDIPLPVAYAAPPAPKQFGEVLEGGYPGWEKMSTAKKLAVIEQVLNDEIRPYIALDGGGVEVKELKENELVIAYQGNCTSCFSAVGATLSYIQQTVQARVHPDLRVTPDINI is encoded by the coding sequence ATGACCTTTGAATTGCTCACAATGTCTTTCCCTTGGAACCGCTACAGCAGAAAGCTCTCGGCGAAAATTGAGAATCCTCACAACGTAGGCGTATTTGATCCTGAAGAGTCGGAAGCAAGAGGAATGCGGCTCGTCATCGGTATCGAAGGGGAGATTAGAGACGGCAATTGCGTGCAGATCTACTGGCTGGTAGATAAAGAGGATGGAACGATTGTTGACGCTAAGTTTCAGGTGTATGGTCAGTCTGCACTCATCGGGGCGGCAGAAGTTGCCTGCGATTTGATCGCGGGGAAAAATTACGATCAGGCGAAAAGAATCGGTGTGGACTTGATCGATAAACAGGTGCGGGACCGATCGGACGAACCAGCTTTTCCGCAAGAGACAGCTCCCCATTTGAATTTAGTTCTTGATGCTATTGATCATGCTGCCGATCAGTGCAGCGATATCCCTCTTCCCGTCGCTTATGCAGCTCCGCCGGCGCCGAAGCAATTTGGGGAAGTGCTTGAAGGCGGGTATCCGGGATGGGAGAAAATGTCTACAGCTAAAAAACTGGCTGTAATCGAGCAAGTTCTCAATGATGAAATCCGCCCTTACATCGCATTAGATGGCGGAGGGGTGGAGGTAAAAGAATTGAAAGAGAATGAGCTTGTGATTGCTTATCAAGGCAATTGCACTTCTTGTTTTTCCGCAGTTGGAGCGACTTTGTCCTATATTCAACAAACCGTTCAAGCTAGAGTACACCCCGATTTACGGGTTACCCCTGATATAAATATCTAA
- the trxA gene encoding thioredoxin encodes MSKYLLCLLMIFSAFSVSYANILEVNLDEYVQASNVEHWDDSNFDHAIEEGIVVVDFYAEWCPPCRKFGPVFEQVAGELEGSALFGKVNVDNGRRVASQYSVSSIPTIILFKDGKEIQRKTGGMDAEAFRSWVESAL; translated from the coding sequence ATGTCTAAGTATTTACTCTGTTTATTAATGATTTTTTCCGCTTTTTCCGTTTCTTACGCAAATATTTTGGAAGTGAACCTTGATGAGTATGTACAGGCTTCCAATGTGGAGCACTGGGATGATTCGAATTTTGATCACGCGATTGAGGAAGGGATTGTTGTTGTCGATTTTTATGCCGAGTGGTGCCCTCCATGCCGAAAATTCGGCCCTGTTTTCGAGCAAGTTGCCGGCGAACTGGAAGGGTCTGCTTTATTTGGAAAGGTCAACGTTGACAATGGCAGAAGAGTCGCAAGTCAGTACAGTGTTTCCAGCATTCCAACAATCATCCTTTTCAAAGATGGCAAAGAGATTCAGCGTAAAACCGGTGGAATGGATGCAGAGGCGTTCCGCTCTTGGGTTGAATCAGCGCTTTAA
- a CDS encoding biotin--[acetyl-CoA-carboxylase] ligase: protein MLYKTFHFPNIDSTNTWALSNTHLFPRDKITLVYAKKQSEGRGRHKNQWTSPNANNLYATFGVFIPLEQGVQPNLPQLIALATISVMEKMGVQPKIKWPNDLLVQQKKIAGILTETSIDDQHIFHAVGIGVNLNSSPDLPRPVTSLSAEIEREIDLEEFLDQLKETFSRFLSVFLDAGFSPYLPAFKAHLNHHENQELSFHEKDCQWKGKFHSINDDGTLNLKLETGEVRRFIAGEILD from the coding sequence ATGCTTTATAAAACTTTCCATTTTCCTAATATTGACTCGACAAACACTTGGGCATTGAGCAACACTCACCTCTTTCCAAGAGATAAAATCACTCTGGTCTATGCTAAAAAGCAAAGTGAAGGAAGGGGCAGGCATAAAAATCAATGGACCTCTCCCAATGCCAACAACCTCTATGCAACATTCGGGGTATTTATTCCGTTGGAGCAAGGAGTGCAGCCGAATCTTCCTCAACTCATTGCGCTCGCTACGATTTCGGTCATGGAAAAAATGGGCGTGCAGCCGAAAATCAAATGGCCAAACGATCTGCTGGTTCAACAGAAAAAAATTGCAGGAATTCTGACAGAGACCTCCATCGACGATCAGCACATCTTCCATGCCGTGGGTATTGGCGTCAACCTCAATTCATCTCCAGACCTTCCCAGACCAGTCACATCGCTTTCAGCAGAGATCGAACGAGAAATCGACTTAGAAGAATTTCTGGATCAATTAAAAGAGACGTTTTCCCGGTTTCTCTCTGTATTTTTAGACGCAGGCTTTAGCCCCTATCTGCCCGCTTTTAAAGCGCATTTGAATCACCATGAAAATCAGGAACTGAGCTTTCACGAAAAGGACTGCCAATGGAAAGGCAAATTTCACTCCATCAATGATGACGGCACATTAAACCTGAAACTTGAGACAGGAGAAGTCAGGCGCTTCATTGCAGGAGAGATTCTCGATTGA